In Alkalihalobacillus sp. TS-13, the following are encoded in one genomic region:
- the menC gene encoding o-succinylbenzoate synthase, whose amino-acid sequence MIIDQINLYRLKMPLKNPFETSFGRLLFKDFHVVGVHCGELTGYAESTSLPYPVYNEETTGTVSYMLKEFLIPRLFSKKEIGHPKEVDELFSPIRRNNMAKAVLEGAVWDLFSKQEGIPLSRALGGQKDEIEAGVSIGIEASIEDVLAKVEKFMADGYKKIKVKIKPGFDVELIKAIRNRFGMDVPLMADANSAYTLDDIELLKEIDQYGLMMIEQPLAHDDIIEHATLQKQLQTPICLDESIHSAEDARKAIELGSCKIINIKVGRVGGLTQAIKIHDICQQNDIPVWCGGMLEAGIGRAHNIALTSLSNFTIPGDTSESNRYWERDIIKPEVTFKEPGKLSVPASSGIGYEVDEEALREYLVEESVIKNDQVLQS is encoded by the coding sequence ATGATAATTGATCAAATCAATTTATATAGACTTAAAATGCCTTTGAAAAATCCATTTGAAACCAGTTTCGGCCGATTATTGTTCAAGGATTTCCACGTGGTCGGTGTCCATTGCGGCGAACTGACAGGCTATGCCGAAAGTACATCACTGCCATATCCGGTCTATAACGAAGAAACTACTGGAACTGTTTCGTACATGCTGAAGGAATTTCTGATTCCCCGACTCTTTTCAAAAAAGGAGATCGGCCATCCTAAAGAAGTCGATGAGCTTTTCAGCCCGATCCGGCGCAACAATATGGCAAAGGCTGTGCTCGAAGGAGCAGTCTGGGATTTATTCAGCAAGCAGGAAGGGATTCCACTTTCCAGGGCTCTCGGCGGCCAAAAGGATGAAATTGAAGCCGGCGTCAGCATCGGGATCGAAGCCTCCATTGAGGATGTACTGGCAAAGGTCGAGAAATTCATGGCGGACGGCTATAAGAAAATCAAAGTAAAAATCAAACCAGGTTTCGATGTCGAGCTCATCAAAGCAATCCGAAACCGATTCGGAATGGACGTCCCGTTGATGGCGGATGCGAACTCCGCCTATACACTGGATGATATCGAACTGTTGAAGGAAATAGATCAGTATGGGCTGATGATGATTGAACAGCCTTTGGCTCATGACGACATCATCGAACATGCTACATTACAAAAGCAGCTCCAGACACCGATCTGCCTCGATGAAAGCATCCATTCGGCCGAGGATGCACGGAAAGCGATCGAACTAGGGAGCTGCAAGATCATCAACATTAAAGTCGGCCGTGTCGGCGGATTGACACAGGCAATTAAAATCCATGATATATGCCAGCAAAATGATATTCCTGTCTGGTGTGGAGGCATGCTTGAAGCAGGAATCGGCAGAGCGCATAACATTGCGCTTACATCGCTTTCGAATTTTACGATCCCTGGGGATACGTCGGAATCGAACCGTTATTGGGAGAGGGATATCATCAAACCGGAAGTCACTTTCAAAGAACCAGGAAAGCTGTCTGTACCTGCATCTAGCGGAATAGGCTATGAAGTCGATGAGGAAGCGTTGCGAGAATACCTTGTTGAAGAATCGGTCATCAAGAACGATCAAGTGTTGCAATCTTAA
- a CDS encoding M23 family metallopeptidase, with protein MHEDVGGFVKKGEEIGLVGNSGNTSEPHIHIHAGKDGKGVPIRFNGRFLVRNSLVCQSEMVTGN; from the coding sequence ATGCATGAAGATGTTGGGGGTTTTGTGAAAAAAGGAGAAGAGATTGGTCTTGTCGGAAATTCAGGAAATACAAGTGAGCCTCATATACATATCCATGCGGGAAAGGATGGAAAAGGCGTGCCTATTCGTTTTAATGGAAGGTTTCTTGTAAGAAATAGCTTGGTTTGTCAGAGTGAGATGGTTACAGGGAATTAA
- a CDS encoding amidohydrolase family protein, protein MYDLIIKGGKVYDGTGNPWTSYDIGIKEGVIARLGDLSGEKAAREIQADGMAVSPGFIDTHVHSDLLCTKPEIHKIKVLQGVTTELFGQDGISVAPVSEETKPLWQKQLKGLNGDIGDWPWETVEEYLEFLERSAIAGNATYLVPHGAVRTLVMGFEGRTATKDEIEQMRHHVEEGMKQGAVGVSSGLVYPPNVFSDKEELIAICKGAAKYDGCFVVHIRNESILSLEALDEVIDVARQSGVRLHVSHFKVAGKINRDKFEKALEKMDAGRREGIEITFDQYPYTAGSTVFHAILPPWMHSGGTEEMIERLKDPTIRKRIKEDLANKVDYENWTYNCGWENITITAVSTEQNRWVEGKNMVEIAKARDVDPAEAAFDLLIEENAGVTMIVHWGNEEDVIFGMRHPLQIVGSDGIFGGKPHPRLYGTYPRVLGRFVREKQAITLEEAIRRMTGAPAQLLRLKDRGLIREGYAADLVVFNPEIVVDHATYEEPLKEPDGIDYVIVNGAVAVKDGIFTGETAGKVIRREHSSKASKVQV, encoded by the coding sequence GTGTACGATCTGATCATTAAAGGCGGAAAGGTATATGATGGAACAGGAAACCCGTGGACAAGCTATGATATCGGAATCAAGGAGGGTGTCATTGCAAGGCTGGGGGATTTGAGCGGTGAAAAGGCTGCCAGGGAAATCCAGGCAGATGGTATGGCTGTATCTCCGGGTTTCATCGATACCCATGTCCATTCAGATTTATTGTGTACGAAGCCTGAGATTCACAAAATCAAAGTTTTACAGGGTGTCACAACCGAATTGTTCGGACAGGATGGGATATCCGTGGCGCCTGTCTCAGAGGAAACGAAACCATTATGGCAAAAGCAATTGAAAGGGCTGAACGGTGATATCGGGGATTGGCCGTGGGAAACGGTAGAGGAATACCTGGAATTCCTTGAGCGGTCGGCGATTGCCGGAAATGCGACGTACCTCGTTCCACACGGGGCTGTGCGGACGCTTGTCATGGGCTTTGAAGGAAGGACCGCGACCAAGGATGAGATAGAACAGATGCGTCATCATGTCGAAGAAGGGATGAAGCAAGGAGCAGTCGGGGTTTCATCGGGTCTCGTCTACCCGCCGAACGTGTTTTCCGATAAAGAAGAGCTGATTGCGATCTGTAAAGGCGCTGCCAAATATGATGGTTGCTTTGTCGTCCATATCCGCAATGAGAGCATTCTTTCCCTCGAAGCACTTGACGAAGTTATCGATGTCGCAAGGCAATCAGGGGTCCGGCTCCATGTTTCCCATTTTAAAGTGGCCGGTAAAATCAATCGGGATAAATTTGAAAAAGCCCTTGAAAAAATGGATGCAGGGCGCAGGGAAGGAATCGAAATCACCTTCGACCAATATCCGTACACAGCCGGATCCACCGTCTTCCACGCCATTTTGCCGCCATGGATGCATTCTGGCGGAACCGAAGAGATGATTGAGAGATTGAAAGACCCTACCATTCGTAAAAGAATCAAGGAGGACCTCGCCAATAAAGTAGATTACGAGAATTGGACGTATAATTGCGGCTGGGAAAATATCACGATCACCGCAGTATCCACCGAACAAAACCGTTGGGTGGAAGGAAAAAACATGGTGGAAATTGCGAAGGCAAGGGATGTCGATCCAGCTGAAGCCGCATTCGACCTGTTGATCGAAGAAAATGCCGGTGTCACAATGATCGTCCACTGGGGCAATGAAGAGGATGTCATCTTCGGTATGAGGCATCCGTTGCAGATCGTCGGATCGGACGGGATCTTCGGCGGGAAACCGCACCCGAGATTGTATGGGACCTACCCACGGGTCCTTGGCCGGTTTGTCAGGGAGAAGCAGGCCATTACACTGGAAGAAGCGATCCGCAGGATGACCGGTGCACCTGCACAGCTGCTCCGTCTGAAGGATCGTGGACTCATACGGGAAGGGTACGCCGCCGACCTTGTCGTGTTCAACCCGGAAATTGTCGTTGATCATGCCACCTATGAGGAGCCGTTGAAGGAGCCGGATGGGATCGACTATGTCATCGTCAACGGAGCGGTCGCAGTCAAGGATGGTATCTTCACTGGAGAAACAGCCGGAAAGGTGATCAGACGTGAGCACAGCAGCAAAGCAAGCAAAGTTCAGGTATGA
- a CDS encoding M20 peptidase aminoacylase family protein, translating into MQLISSLKQWVNDNEEQILDTYARLHDLAEVSWKEENTKKYLCSKLSDLGFSYQMFENHHAVVVDWKSETGDGPSPTIGLRADMDALWQNVDGVWKANHSCGHDAHMTVVLHTLQCLKEIGFIPEDINLKLIFQPAEESGKGAMKMIEEMILEDVDYLFGLHVRPEMEMSFGEASPAIHHGATTLLKGRLKGLQAHGSRPNYGINVVDSLGAIISAVNAVKVDPTIASSVKVTQVKAGGDNVNIIPDEAEFGIDVRAQTNEEMETLLEKVMIAVEYAAKANGSEVEVEVAAKMVAAIPNPTMEKIVAEAIVDALGEDALVSPPVTPGGEDFHFYPKNKSDIQATMVGLGTGLTPGLHHPNMEFNLSSLKNGVAILAASMIKLSEQIKTKFQKTEHPEKG; encoded by the coding sequence ATGCAATTGATCAGTAGTTTAAAACAATGGGTGAACGACAATGAGGAGCAGATCCTCGATACGTATGCCCGATTGCATGACCTGGCAGAGGTCAGCTGGAAAGAAGAAAATACAAAAAAGTACCTATGCAGTAAACTGTCAGACTTGGGCTTTTCCTATCAAATGTTTGAAAACCATCATGCCGTCGTCGTCGACTGGAAAAGTGAAACGGGAGACGGTCCGAGTCCGACAATCGGTTTGCGCGCCGATATGGATGCTCTTTGGCAAAACGTGGACGGAGTTTGGAAAGCAAACCATTCCTGCGGCCATGATGCTCATATGACGGTAGTGCTTCACACATTACAATGCTTGAAGGAAATTGGATTTATCCCTGAAGACATCAACCTGAAATTGATCTTCCAGCCTGCCGAAGAGTCTGGCAAGGGTGCGATGAAAATGATCGAGGAAATGATATTGGAGGATGTCGACTATCTATTCGGCCTCCATGTGAGACCAGAAATGGAGATGAGTTTCGGCGAGGCATCACCTGCCATCCATCACGGTGCGACAACCTTGCTGAAAGGAAGGCTGAAAGGTCTGCAGGCACATGGCTCCAGACCGAATTACGGCATAAATGTCGTAGATTCCCTTGGTGCGATCATCTCTGCAGTGAATGCCGTGAAAGTCGATCCGACCATTGCAAGCTCGGTGAAAGTGACGCAGGTGAAAGCAGGTGGTGACAACGTCAATATCATCCCGGATGAAGCCGAATTCGGCATCGATGTCCGGGCACAGACGAATGAAGAGATGGAAACGCTGCTTGAGAAGGTGATGATCGCCGTCGAATACGCTGCGAAAGCGAATGGCAGTGAAGTTGAAGTGGAGGTTGCTGCCAAGATGGTCGCGGCGATTCCAAATCCCACGATGGAAAAGATCGTGGCAGAAGCGATCGTCGATGCATTAGGTGAGGATGCGTTAGTCTCCCCTCCTGTCACACCGGGAGGAGAAGACTTTCATTTTTATCCGAAGAACAAGTCGGATATCCAAGCCACCATGGTCGGTCTCGGTACAGGGTTGACCCCTGGCCTGCATCACCCGAACATGGAATTTAATCTATCATCTTTGAAAAATGGCGTCGCAATTTTGGCAGCCTCGATGATCAAATTGTCTGAACAGATAAAGACGAAATTTCAAAAAACAGAACATCCAGAAAAGGGATAG
- a CDS encoding GNAT family N-acetyltransferase, producing the protein MSTAAKQAKFRYDVVTDFDHLEEIVALQKAVWGEDVVTSLPQMVAANHNGGVVIAVFDDNNGRMAGFCYGFPGFSELSDKPYLCSHMMAINPDYQNQGLGEQLKFEQRKWGIAYGYEKIVWTFDPLEARNAYLNLCKLGAYAKTYIESVYGEMKDKVNIGIPSDRFLVEWDLHSPTVTVAADGRRNVQTEWKDYQKLVNIQWQDGIPVPDSLNHIGDGPGHLLPVPANHRTIIESAPDVVMDWRMTIRHAVQKAFAAGYRIVGILRDPSIAHYVLVQNRQTRENRKNAIDQ; encoded by the coding sequence GTGAGCACAGCAGCAAAGCAAGCAAAGTTCAGGTATGACGTCGTCACGGACTTCGATCATCTTGAAGAAATCGTAGCCTTGCAGAAAGCGGTCTGGGGGGAAGATGTCGTCACGTCCCTCCCGCAAATGGTGGCGGCAAACCATAATGGCGGTGTCGTCATTGCCGTATTCGATGATAACAATGGAAGGATGGCAGGATTCTGCTATGGATTTCCAGGGTTCAGTGAGCTTAGCGATAAACCGTATCTTTGCTCGCATATGATGGCCATCAATCCTGACTATCAAAATCAAGGGTTGGGTGAACAGCTGAAGTTCGAGCAGCGGAAGTGGGGGATAGCGTATGGGTATGAAAAAATCGTCTGGACGTTTGACCCGCTGGAAGCCCGCAACGCTTACCTCAATCTTTGCAAACTTGGTGCGTATGCCAAAACTTACATCGAATCCGTTTACGGTGAGATGAAGGATAAGGTCAATATCGGCATACCGTCTGACCGGTTCCTCGTCGAATGGGACCTCCATTCACCGACCGTAACCGTTGCTGCGGACGGGAGAAGGAACGTCCAAACCGAATGGAAGGATTATCAAAAGTTGGTCAACATCCAGTGGCAGGATGGAATCCCAGTGCCGGATTCCCTGAATCATATCGGGGATGGACCGGGTCATCTGTTGCCGGTGCCGGCCAATCACAGAACGATAATAGAATCAGCGCCAGATGTGGTCATGGATTGGCGAATGACGATCCGTCACGCAGTACAAAAGGCTTTTGCTGCCGGATATAGGATCGTCGGGATCCTGAGGGACCCATCCATCGCACATTACGTGCTGGTACAAAATAGACAAACAAGGGAGAACAGAAAGAATGCAATTGATCAGTAG
- a CDS encoding MurR/RpiR family transcriptional regulator gives MDHINEKIREKFNALTKRQKTVAKYLIDHPQKVAIQTAKEIGANTETSETTVIRLCYTLGFSGFSELQKQVSTFLIEKNHNDPLENYRESTGELSAKDNLIQHIMKQDVASIEKTFSNLSDEMYQKIIDAILQSEKRFIVGLRSSFPPANWLHFSLNIVKGDTFLYKGEIDDAIYMLTEIDKECLVIAFSFPRYIQETVSFVSAAKKKGAKVLTITDDPLSPVGVLSDWLIKVDTPSPAALSGMTPIFSVLNVLVSGVASSEWKDVGRRINEYEQVSQEFSPFYKK, from the coding sequence ATGGATCACATCAACGAAAAAATAAGAGAGAAATTCAATGCACTGACGAAAAGACAAAAGACCGTCGCAAAATATTTGATCGATCATCCCCAAAAGGTTGCGATCCAGACGGCAAAAGAAATCGGTGCAAATACGGAAACGAGTGAGACGACTGTGATTCGTCTCTGTTATACACTGGGGTTCTCAGGTTTCAGCGAACTGCAGAAGCAAGTGAGCACGTTTTTGATTGAGAAGAACCATAACGATCCCTTGGAAAATTACCGAGAATCGACTGGGGAGCTGAGTGCAAAGGATAATCTTATCCAGCACATCATGAAACAGGATGTCGCTTCCATTGAAAAGACGTTCAGTAATCTTAGTGATGAAATGTACCAAAAAATCATCGATGCCATCCTCCAGTCCGAAAAACGTTTCATTGTCGGGTTGAGGAGTTCCTTCCCCCCAGCCAACTGGCTGCATTTCAGTTTGAATATTGTAAAAGGGGATACCTTCCTTTACAAGGGAGAAATCGATGACGCCATCTATATGCTTACTGAGATTGATAAGGAATGCCTGGTAATTGCGTTTTCATTCCCGAGATATATACAGGAAACCGTTTCTTTTGTGAGTGCTGCGAAAAAGAAGGGGGCGAAGGTGTTGACGATCACCGATGATCCACTCTCACCTGTCGGGGTTTTGAGCGATTGGTTGATTAAGGTGGATACCCCTTCTCCGGCGGCTCTGAGTGGTATGACCCCTATATTTTCGGTATTGAATGTGTTGGTAAGCGGCGTCGCTTCTTCGGAATGGAAGGATGTCGGGAGGCGGATCAATGAATATGAACAGGTTAGCCAAGAATTTTCCCCTTTTTATAAGAAATGA